The genomic region GTGCAGAAATTGTTAATCCAACAATTCGAGCAAATATAATAGCCCAAACCCAAAATTTGGTTTCTAAAAAAACAATTACATCCATATTAGATCATTCCAAAAAATGTAGTTAATATTTGATATGTAAAATCCATTAATTTTTGTGCAATCCATCCAAATAGCAAACCGACAACTAGAAAAGTAATAATAATTTTAGGAGCAAAGGTTAGTGTTTGCTCATTTATAGAGGTTATGGTTTGGAAAATGCTTATTATAAGACCAACACCTAAACTTACTAGTAGGATAGGTGAAATAATTGATAAAAAAACAGTTATTCCATCTCTAAAAACATCAATAAAAGCTTCTAATGTCAATTTTATAGACCTCCTGAAGTTTGGAAACTTCTTATTAATCCTCCAATTAATAAATCCCATCCATTCACAAGGATAAATAGTAATAGTTTAAAAGGCATTGAAATCATAATAGGAGGAATCATCATCATTCCCATAGATAAAAGGATGCTTGCTACAACCATATCGACAATAATAAATGGAATATAAATTAAAACCCCCATTTTAAATGAAATCTCTAATTCACTTAATGCGAATGCAGGAATTAGAATTTCTGGAGGTGTATCGTTTATATTTTTAATTTCTTTATGTACGCTTGAAGCTAACATAAAAACATTATCCTGATTTTTATGTGCAACTATTTCATTGATCATAAATCTTTTTATTGGATTCCACGCATTTTCAAACATTTGAGTATAACTTATTTTTTCTTCAGTATATGGAATGATAGCATTTTGATATATTTGGTTAAAAACAGGGGACATTATTAAAAAAGTTAAAATCAATGCAATACCTATCAATACCTGATTAGGAGGCGCTTGACGACTTCCCATAGCTGTTCTTAAAAAAGATAAAACAATTATAATTCTCATAAATGATGTGAACATCATAATAAAAGATGGTGCAAGAGTTAATACAGATAATAGCAGTAATATTTCTAAAGTTGGCATTAGTGTATTAGGACCAGGAACATTTCCTCCAATATTAATAGAAATTTCAGGTATTGGTAATGGTTCTTGAGCTGAACCAACAAAAAATAAAAACAGGAATAAAACAATTAAAAATAATTTTTTATTAAAGCATTTCTTCATCTGATTTTTTCTCCCTTTTTAAGGCTCCAATAAAAGTATCAAAAAATTCTTTTTTCCCTTTTAAAAGTTCTGAAAGTTTTTCATAATCTAATTTATCCAGATAGGATATGGAATTATTATTAGTTAATACTAGATAATACTCATCCAATACTTTTATGATATTTAAAGTTAAATTTCTATCAATATAAAATTTTTTAACAATTCTAACAGCAGGACTATTTAGCAATCCTTTGTTAATAAGTTTTTTTTGAATAAACAATAACAGTAATATAAAAAGCAAAAAGAAAAAAATTAAAAAAAACGCCCATAATGTCCAGCTTGTCATAAAACTTGTTTGGGTTGATGAAAAAGTAAGGGGCGTAAAATCACCCCCTTGATACCTTTTGAATGGCTTCTATAACCCTATTTGCCTGGAAAGGCTTTACAATAAAATCTTTTGCACCAGCCTGTATAGCTTCAATAACCATTGCTTGTTGTCCCATAGCACTACATACAATAATTTTAGCAGCTGGATCCTGTTTTTTAATCTCTTTTATTGCCTGAATTCCATCCATTACAGGCATGGTAATATCCATAGTAACAACATCAGGTTTTAATTCATTATATTTTTGAATAGCCTCTTGACCATTAGCAGCTTCACCAACTACTTCCATCCCCGCTTTTGTAATAATATCTTTTAATAACATTCTCATAAAAGCAGCATCATCAACTATCAAAACTTTTAACGCCATTAAAAGCACCTCCACTTAAATATTATTATATTTCTATAGATTCAAAGAGTTTTTCGAGATTGAGATACACAATAAGTCTATTATTTATCTTTAAAACACCATTAACTTTCCCTATAAATTTACCACTTTTGGCAGGTAATATATCCAACTCTTCATCATTAAATGAAATTACATTATTTACCTTATTTACTAATATCCCTAGTTCTTCTTTTTCATGTTTCATAATAATTATGCTATCAAAATTAAAGTCTTCAGCAATTTCAAGATCTAATATTTTTGTCAAATCGAATACAGGAACAATTCTTCCACGTAAATTTACAATACCTTCGATAAAATCTTTAGAATTTGGAACTGGAGTTATATCCTCTTTTTCAATAACCATTTCAACGTATTCGACATCAATTCCAAATTCTTGATTGGAAATTTCAAAAGATAAAATTTCTTTTTGCATAGTATCACCTCATCATAATTCGTTTAAGTTTGTAATGTCGAGAATTAAAGCAATTCTACCATCACCTAGTATAGCACCACCACTAAATTCTTTTACGCTATTTAAGTATTTACCGAGAGATTTTATAACGATATCATCCTGTCCTAAAAGATTATCAACAACAACACCATATTTTCTGTTGGCAGTTTTTACAATAACAACCTTTTCTGTTAATGAGTCTTCAACGTTAGGCATATTAAATACATCTCTTAGTCTAATTAATGGTATTACTTCACCTCTTAACACAAATACTTCGTTGCCCTGAACAATTCTTATATCTCCGTCTGTGATTTTTTGTGTTGTATCAATATTAGCAATTGGAATAGCATATACATAATCATCTATTGTTACCAATAAAACCTGGATAATAGAAAGAGTTAAAGGCAATCTGATAATTATTTTTGTTCCAATATCTTTTTTGGAAGATATGGTTACACTTCCGTTTAAAGATTCAACTACGGTTTTAACAACGTCCATTCCCACGCCACGTCCGGACAGATCGGTAGCTTTACTTTTAGTAGAAAATCCGGGCAAAAATATAAACGAAAATACTTCTTCATCGCTCATTGTGGGAATCATTGATGGGTCAACTAATCCTTTTTCAATAGCTTTGTTTGCAATAATATCTCTATCCAATCCTTTTCCATCATCTTCAACACTGATTACAACTCCATCCCCTTCATGCCATGCGGATAATTTTATAGTACCAACTTTTGGTTTTCCTTTTTTTATTCTTTCTTCAACTGGCTCTATACCATGATCAATCGAATTTCTTATTAAATGAATTAAAGGATCACCGATTTCATCTACAACAGTTCTATCGAGTTCTGTATCTTCACCCTCTATAATTAGATTTACTTCTTTACCTAATTTTTTTGCAGTATCTCTAACAACCCTTGGAAATCTGTTGAAAACAAAAGCAATTGGAATCATTCTTATTTTCATAACAATATTTTGAAGGTCGAGAGTTATTCTGCTTAAATTTGCCAAACTTTCATCAACATCTTTTATTTCATATTTTCTTAGTGTTTCGGTTATCCTACTCCTTGAAATAACCAATTCAGCCATTAAATTCATTAATTGATCCAACTTTTCAATATCAACCCGTACAGATTGAAGCTGTATTTTCTTTTTTTGATTTGTTGAATTTTCTACAGTAACATTTGATTTTTGTTGCGGTGAGTTATTTTCTGATGATTCAAATTTTTCCTGTTTTTCAAAATCAGAAGATTCAAATTCATTAACCGCAACACTTTCTACTTCAGAAATACTTAATATATTATCTCTAAGTTCATCGGCAGGAGTATTGATAATCACACCCAGTTCTATTTCTAAATCAAATTTTTCATCTTCAATATCCTGAGATGAAGGATTTGTATAAACCACTTCTCCACCTAAATCATCGATTTTATGCAATACCATAAAAGCTCTCGCAGCTTTTAATTGAACATTTTTATCAAACTTAACTTTTATCAAAAAGAAATTTAAATTCTTTTCTTTAGCGACATTAAAAAGATTTTTCAATGATTCTCTTGTGATATCATCAAGATGTAAAAGTTTGTCAGAATCGTTTGAAGTAATTTCTTTAGTATTTTCAGATGTTTTTTCATTAATTTGTTCAGAAGTACTAATATATTTCTCAAGTATAGAAATCAGATCATCTAGTGATTTTAAATTTCCTTTCCCACCATTAGAAATATCTACTATACTTTCATTTAACGCATCAAGAGTTTTGAAAAGAAGATCTATTAGTTCAGTATCAACTTTGGTTTCTCCTTTTCTAATTTTATCCAGAATGTTTTCCATCTTATGAGATACTTTTGCAATTTTATCAAATCCCATTGTTCCAGCCATACCTTTAAAAGTATGCATAACCCTAAATATTTCGTTGACTTTTTCTAAATTTTCTGGATTATTTTCAAGTTCTAAAAGTTCTTCATTTAATCTTTGTAAATTTTCATTAGCTTCTTCGATAAATACATTTAAATAAACATCCATTTCTCCCATAAAAAAACCTCCTATAAAAACAGTTTTAATAATCTTATTAGCGAGTAATAAGCGGCTTTTTTTCTAATTAAATCTCGATTACCAGAAAATATCTTTTTTTCTATTATGATTTTATCATAAAATTTATTATAAAATCCAAAATAAACTGTGCCTACAGGTTTATTAAGAGATCCTCCCTTTGGTCCCGCAATGCCGCTTACGGAAATTGAAAAATCGGTTTCGAGAATATTAGCTATATTTTTTGCCATTAATTCTACAGTTTCTG from Marinitoga aeolica harbors:
- the fliQ gene encoding flagellar biosynthesis protein FliQ; the protein is MTLEAFIDVFRDGITVFLSIISPILLVSLGVGLIISIFQTITSINEQTLTFAPKIIITFLVVGLLFGWIAQKLMDFTYQILTTFFGMI
- the fliP gene encoding flagellar type III secretion system pore protein FliP (The bacterial flagellar biogenesis protein FliP forms a type III secretion system (T3SS)-type pore required for flagellar assembly.), with product MKKCFNKKLFLIVLFLFLFFVGSAQEPLPIPEISINIGGNVPGPNTLMPTLEILLLLSVLTLAPSFIMMFTSFMRIIIVLSFLRTAMGSRQAPPNQVLIGIALILTFLIMSPVFNQIYQNAIIPYTEEKISYTQMFENAWNPIKRFMINEIVAHKNQDNVFMLASSVHKEIKNINDTPPEILIPAFALSELEISFKMGVLIYIPFIIVDMVVASILLSMGMMMIPPIMISMPFKLLLFILVNGWDLLIGGLIRSFQTSGGL
- a CDS encoding flagellar biosynthetic protein FliO, yielding MLNSPAVRIVKKFYIDRNLTLNIIKVLDEYYLVLTNNNSISYLDKLDYEKLSELLKGKKEFFDTFIGALKREKKSDEEML
- a CDS encoding response regulator; protein product: MALKVLIVDDAAFMRMLLKDIITKAGMEVVGEAANGQEAIQKYNELKPDVVTMDITMPVMDGIQAIKEIKKQDPAAKIIVCSAMGQQAMVIEAIQAGAKDFIVKPFQANRVIEAIQKVSRG
- a CDS encoding chemotaxis protein CheW, encoding MQKEILSFEISNQEFGIDVEYVEMVIEKEDITPVPNSKDFIEGIVNLRGRIVPVFDLTKILDLEIAEDFNFDSIIIMKHEKEELGILVNKVNNVISFNDEELDILPAKSGKFIGKVNGVLKINNRLIVYLNLEKLFESIEI
- a CDS encoding chemotaxis protein CheA, with the translated sequence MGEMDVYLNVFIEEANENLQRLNEELLELENNPENLEKVNEIFRVMHTFKGMAGTMGFDKIAKVSHKMENILDKIRKGETKVDTELIDLLFKTLDALNESIVDISNGGKGNLKSLDDLISILEKYISTSEQINEKTSENTKEITSNDSDKLLHLDDITRESLKNLFNVAKEKNLNFFLIKVKFDKNVQLKAARAFMVLHKIDDLGGEVVYTNPSSQDIEDEKFDLEIELGVIINTPADELRDNILSISEVESVAVNEFESSDFEKQEKFESSENNSPQQKSNVTVENSTNQKKKIQLQSVRVDIEKLDQLMNLMAELVISRSRITETLRKYEIKDVDESLANLSRITLDLQNIVMKIRMIPIAFVFNRFPRVVRDTAKKLGKEVNLIIEGEDTELDRTVVDEIGDPLIHLIRNSIDHGIEPVEERIKKGKPKVGTIKLSAWHEGDGVVISVEDDGKGLDRDIIANKAIEKGLVDPSMIPTMSDEEVFSFIFLPGFSTKSKATDLSGRGVGMDVVKTVVESLNGSVTISSKKDIGTKIIIRLPLTLSIIQVLLVTIDDYVYAIPIANIDTTQKITDGDIRIVQGNEVFVLRGEVIPLIRLRDVFNMPNVEDSLTEKVVIVKTANRKYGVVVDNLLGQDDIVIKSLGKYLNSVKEFSGGAILGDGRIALILDITNLNEL